One Salmo trutta chromosome 26, fSalTru1.1, whole genome shotgun sequence DNA window includes the following coding sequences:
- the LOC115163824 gene encoding claudin-8 — translation MANSALEIIGLLLSLIGLIGTAASTGMPMWRVTAFIGENIIVFETRYEGLWMNCFRQANIRMQCKVYDSLLALPPDLQAARGLMCCGLALGGVGLLVSILGLQCTACIRDNDRAKRIVLIIAGSMILGACICVLIPVSWTGHTIIRDFYNPLLIDAQRRELGEALYIGWVSSAFLFAGGCMFCCCNIKEDKRQDKYMYSRNSPSQYMSYAPQPQYQPQYQPQLQPQLQPQPLQRQPSSYSYPGSNHYPSRYPSERSAVAYL, via the coding sequence ATGGCCAACTCAGCTCTGGAGATCATTGGCTTGTTGCTGTCTCTCATCGGTCTGATCGGGACGGCTGCCAGCACGGGGATGCCCATGTGGCGCGTGACGGCCTTCATCGGCGAGAACATCATCGTGTTCGAGACACGCTACGAGGGTCTGTGGATGAATTGCTTTAGACAGGCCAACATCAGGATGCAGTGTAAAGTGTACGACTCCCTCCTGGCTCTGCCTCCAGACCTGCAGGCGGCCAGGGGTCTGATGTGCTGTGGCTTGGCCCTGGGAGGAGTGGGGCTGCTCGTCTCTATCCTGGGCTTACAGTGCACGGCTTGTATCCGGGACAACGACCGCGCGAAACGCATTGTGCTCATCATCGCTGGCAGTATGATCCTCGGGGCCTGCATCTGCGtcctcatcccagtctcctggaCAGGTCACACTATCATCCGTGACTTCTACAACCCCCTGCTGATCGACGCCCAGCGCAGGGAGCTGGGAGAAGCTCTCTACATCGGATGGGTCTCCTCTGCTTTCCTCTTCGCCGGCGGCTGCATGTTCTGCTGCTGTAACATCAAAGAGGATAAAAGGCAAGACAAGTACATGTACTCCAGGAACAGCCCTAGTCAATACATGTCTTACGCACCTCAACCACAGTACCAGCCACAGtaccagccccagctccagccccagctccagccccagcctctACAGAGACAGCCGTCCAGTTACAGCTATCCCGGCTCCAACCACTACCCCTCCAGGTACCCCTCGGAACGCAGTGCTGTGGCTTACCTCTGA